The following proteins are co-located in the Polystyrenella longa genome:
- a CDS encoding double zinc ribbon domain-containing protein produces MPSWPGGPCPKCGEDMPEKLIHCQTCRALLNDDLNFDSVEVPEFIPLQELESMVDVSLEGYFVNCPECQEELRINRKYVGKKVQCKRCEAPFELKLDNNQVQSKAFFSKCPSCQNELRAAHKYIGEKVACKYCGGKLHFVK; encoded by the coding sequence ATGCCTTCCTGGCCTGGGGGACCTTGTCCCAAATGCGGCGAAGATATGCCGGAAAAATTGATCCACTGTCAGACCTGTCGCGCGTTACTGAACGACGACTTGAATTTTGATAGTGTGGAAGTCCCGGAGTTCATTCCTTTACAGGAGCTCGAGAGTATGGTTGATGTCTCTCTCGAAGGTTATTTCGTGAACTGTCCCGAATGCCAGGAGGAATTGCGGATCAACCGCAAGTATGTTGGTAAGAAGGTGCAGTGTAAACGGTGCGAGGCTCCCTTTGAGCTCAAACTGGACAATAACCAGGTGCAGTCTAAAGCGTTCTTCAGCAAATGCCCGTCCTGCCAGAATGAACTCCGTGCCGCGCACAAGTACATCGGGGAAAAGGTCGCCTGCAAATACTGCGGTGGCAAACTGCACTTCGTCAAATAG
- the rplT gene encoding 50S ribosomal protein L20: protein MRIKSGVARRRSKNRLFKEAKGNRGGRGKLLRSVKETIIRSRANAFRDRKTRKRNFRSLWIIRLSAACRERGISYSRFINGLTVAEIGLNRKTLSELAISNPEIFDEIVEKAKAALPASV from the coding sequence ATGAGGATTAAATCAGGTGTCGCCCGACGACGCTCTAAAAACCGACTGTTCAAAGAAGCCAAAGGAAATCGCGGAGGTCGCGGCAAGCTGCTGCGTTCAGTCAAAGAAACAATCATTCGTTCACGAGCGAATGCATTCCGCGACCGTAAAACCCGCAAACGTAATTTCCGCTCGCTGTGGATCATCCGTCTTTCCGCCGCCTGTCGTGAACGGGGAATTTCTTACTCCCGCTTCATCAATGGTTTGACTGTGGCCGAAATCGGCCTGAACAGAAAAACCTTGAGTGAACTGGCGATTTCCAATCCGGAAATCTTCGACGAAATCGTCGAAAAAGCAAAAGCAGCACTGCCCGCCTCAGTGTAG
- a CDS encoding heparan-alpha-glucosaminide N-acetyltransferase domain-containing protein encodes MSLQPPESLTPTSGRIVSMDQFRGYTVFAMLIVNYLGKFTNTWEPLKHDDYWLNFPDTIMPAFIFAVGFSFRLTILRRIPKFGATKTYLTYIKRSLALCLVSIVIYGAGVEFGPYDSFFENPYTGEVATDQLAIYNAGQSAFFDIPPYFGQHCLVLLAQFFKSALWETLAIIGGTQLLIMPVIRLSFWGRVLTMVGFSLTHVFITWWFNWQFMYGWQQDGIWINPEIGLHNWMGDLFETGGRSWDGGLFGLFGFASVMLAGSLCYDLQAKYPPQIAWKKIAITGIGLFVVGYLLSCLSCLYQYDVAKHASDEIYLSRIGKDGELIKNRFVYDHAAHPVLPDFSNYANIDTYLAPFPVFGDIPETLDDSGLPYYLKNYWITAKRTITLPYAMITTGIAMVTLSFFIIFSDIWGRKVRVFEMLGMNPLAAYFLHKVFWISFWSQTFDTKTAAPWLITVTFIAYMVLTLGMIRSLDRQKIFVRM; translated from the coding sequence ATGTCTCTGCAACCCCCCGAATCCCTGACTCCAACGAGTGGTCGCATAGTTTCGATGGATCAGTTCCGAGGGTACACCGTGTTCGCAATGTTGATCGTGAACTACCTGGGCAAGTTCACCAACACCTGGGAACCCTTGAAGCACGATGACTACTGGCTGAACTTTCCAGACACCATTATGCCGGCATTTATATTCGCTGTCGGCTTTTCTTTTCGACTGACAATTCTGCGACGAATACCCAAGTTTGGTGCGACCAAAACGTACCTGACCTACATCAAGCGAAGCCTGGCCCTTTGCCTTGTTTCTATTGTGATCTATGGGGCCGGAGTGGAATTTGGACCTTACGATTCTTTCTTCGAGAACCCGTACACTGGAGAAGTGGCTACAGATCAACTCGCCATCTATAACGCGGGACAATCGGCCTTTTTCGATATCCCTCCCTACTTCGGACAACATTGCCTGGTACTTCTGGCCCAATTCTTCAAGTCTGCTTTGTGGGAGACCCTGGCTATAATAGGGGGGACTCAATTATTGATTATGCCTGTAATCCGACTCTCGTTCTGGGGGCGAGTACTGACGATGGTTGGTTTCAGCCTGACCCACGTATTCATTACTTGGTGGTTCAATTGGCAATTTATGTATGGTTGGCAGCAGGACGGAATTTGGATCAATCCGGAAATCGGACTCCACAACTGGATGGGAGATCTCTTTGAAACTGGTGGGCGAAGCTGGGACGGTGGCCTGTTCGGGTTGTTTGGTTTTGCTTCCGTCATGCTGGCCGGTTCACTTTGTTACGATTTGCAGGCCAAGTACCCGCCACAAATTGCCTGGAAAAAGATCGCTATCACCGGAATCGGTTTATTCGTAGTGGGATACCTATTATCCTGCCTTTCCTGCCTCTACCAGTATGATGTCGCCAAGCACGCATCGGACGAAATTTATCTCTCCCGTATCGGAAAAGATGGGGAGCTTATCAAGAATCGGTTTGTATACGATCACGCCGCCCACCCTGTCCTTCCGGATTTCAGTAACTACGCAAACATCGACACCTATCTGGCCCCATTTCCAGTGTTTGGCGATATTCCAGAAACTCTGGATGACTCTGGACTGCCGTATTACCTGAAAAACTACTGGATCACCGCCAAACGAACTATCACACTTCCCTACGCGATGATCACCACCGGGATCGCCATGGTCACGCTTTCCTTCTTTATTATCTTCTCAGATATCTGGGGCAGGAAAGTTCGTGTCTTCGAAATGCTGGGCATGAACCCACTGGCTGCCTATTTTCTGCACAAAGTCTTCTGGATCTCATTCTGGTCCCAGACTTTTGATACGAAAACAGCCGCACCTTGGTTAATCACCGTCACATTCATTGCTTACATGGTTCTAACTCTCGGAATGATCCGCAGCCTTGATCGTCAGAAGATCTTTGTTCGAATGTAA
- a CDS encoding class I SAM-dependent methyltransferase, which produces MATDFRNETRNRRHEVTESVQKQYELLPYPDRDPERELESLRYVNLDQLAAINHKCFRGQLDLSKPRRVLVAGGGTGDSTVFLAEQLRHFPAEVVHVDLSERAMNIARRRIEKRGLTDKVTWRQGSLLDLAPGNAGFFDYINCVGVLHHLDDPSAGLAALNSVLKPDGAMGLMVYGRYGRTAIYQMQRLLTLAGLQGATPSPELFAEFRRFLNKLPATNWQQHGKTIMTFIKEADDSELYDLFFHTCDQAYSVTELVKLLNTSGLHLLDFTNESRFFYQSRHIFRDSPWWSEISNKPVAEQQEMAEIYWGCVIKHAFWAAREPDRQVNTTQLNLTPGWSELSRMVNVRNSIVAHQAPVWSIDFQIRGGIKVTVNVDMSPVVRAFCELIDDQLSTGEIIQQIKQSASLCAGLAESDITPMIQKAVRSLTDHDLLFLRHPDTVSIRS; this is translated from the coding sequence ATGGCGACCGATTTCAGGAACGAGACTCGGAACCGGAGACATGAAGTAACGGAATCCGTTCAGAAACAATATGAACTTCTCCCCTATCCAGACCGAGATCCAGAACGGGAGTTGGAATCACTCCGTTACGTAAATCTGGATCAGTTGGCAGCGATTAACCATAAATGTTTTCGGGGACAACTCGATCTGTCGAAGCCTAGGCGAGTTCTCGTTGCTGGCGGTGGAACAGGTGATTCCACCGTTTTCCTTGCCGAGCAGTTACGTCATTTTCCTGCAGAAGTTGTCCATGTCGATCTCAGCGAACGAGCCATGAACATCGCTCGACGACGGATCGAGAAACGAGGTTTGACCGACAAAGTGACTTGGAGACAAGGGTCGCTACTCGATCTGGCTCCCGGGAATGCGGGGTTTTTCGACTATATCAACTGCGTCGGTGTACTCCATCATTTGGACGATCCGAGCGCCGGCCTAGCAGCTTTGAACTCAGTCCTAAAGCCAGACGGCGCGATGGGATTGATGGTTTACGGTCGATATGGTCGAACTGCAATCTATCAGATGCAACGACTTCTTACTCTAGCAGGCCTACAGGGAGCGACTCCTTCGCCAGAATTGTTCGCTGAGTTTCGCCGCTTTTTAAACAAACTGCCTGCGACAAACTGGCAGCAACATGGCAAAACCATCATGACATTCATTAAAGAGGCTGACGACTCAGAGTTGTACGACCTCTTTTTCCATACTTGCGATCAAGCTTATTCTGTGACAGAACTGGTAAAACTGCTCAACACGAGCGGCCTGCATTTACTCGATTTCACCAATGAATCCAGATTTTTCTATCAATCTCGTCACATCTTCAGAGATTCTCCCTGGTGGTCGGAGATATCCAATAAGCCAGTTGCAGAGCAACAGGAGATGGCCGAAATCTACTGGGGCTGTGTGATCAAGCATGCGTTCTGGGCCGCCCGCGAACCTGATCGCCAAGTCAACACCACGCAATTGAATTTGACCCCCGGTTGGAGTGAACTTTCGCGAATGGTGAATGTCCGAAATTCAATTGTCGCTCATCAAGCTCCTGTCTGGAGTATCGATTTCCAGATTCGGGGTGGGATCAAAGTGACCGTGAACGTCGATATGTCACCGGTGGTGAGAGCCTTCTGCGAATTGATTGACGATCAACTTTCCACTGGAGAGATTATCCAACAGATTAAACAGTCCGCTTCTCTTTGCGCTGGACTCGCCGAGAGTGATATCACTCCCATGATCCAGAAAGCGGTTCGCAGCCTGACAGATCACGACCTGCTTTTCTTACGTCATCCCGACACCGTTTCAATCCGAAGTTAA
- a CDS encoding outer membrane protein assembly factor BamB family protein: MINENFLLNLKTTSLHSLKMFVFGLALICGWLTFPCLSESADAADDSSPTRWARFRGPNGAGIATGQNLPKDLKPEHREWVVDLPGLGHAAPAIWDDFLFVTSAIDEGAVRYLYCLDAITGEERWVRTLSMNKSAKHIKSSWASSTPVTDGEFVYVAFADAEQYLLSAYDFAGELQWREDLGSFESQHGQGTSPVLYEDLVILANDQDGPSSVVAFEKATGKMAWTTLRESRRVSYATPLMIPPAGGKGLPQLIVACGAMGLTSLNPRTGHMHWKTGEFSHRTVGSPVYGEGVLVQCCGGGGQGKYMVAIKPHDAPNSDDPFEVLYEHKRRLPYVPTPIIYEGHLYLCNDGGIANCLNVETGENVWTERIGGNYSSSPVCVDGMIYMLSEDGEIVVISASPDYKLWGRLKLDDHSHATPAVANGRLYLRTFHRLTSIHHENSSVDDSN, encoded by the coding sequence ATGATTAACGAGAACTTTTTATTAAACTTGAAAACCACAAGCTTACACTCTCTCAAGATGTTTGTATTCGGCCTCGCTCTAATTTGCGGGTGGCTTACTTTTCCGTGTCTGAGCGAGTCTGCCGACGCTGCAGATGACTCCTCACCAACGCGTTGGGCGAGATTCCGCGGACCAAACGGGGCGGGAATCGCCACCGGTCAGAATCTACCCAAAGATCTCAAACCGGAACACCGGGAGTGGGTTGTCGACCTACCGGGACTTGGGCATGCCGCTCCCGCGATTTGGGATGACTTTCTGTTCGTCACCTCCGCAATAGATGAAGGGGCCGTCCGGTATCTCTATTGTCTGGATGCCATCACGGGCGAAGAGCGATGGGTGCGGACTTTGAGTATGAACAAGAGTGCAAAACATATCAAAAGCAGTTGGGCTTCAAGCACACCGGTAACCGATGGCGAATTCGTGTATGTCGCCTTCGCTGATGCCGAACAATATCTCCTTTCCGCTTACGATTTCGCGGGCGAACTTCAATGGCGGGAAGATCTGGGAAGTTTTGAAAGCCAGCACGGTCAGGGTACCTCACCTGTTCTCTACGAAGACTTGGTCATTCTTGCGAACGATCAGGATGGTCCGAGTTCCGTCGTCGCATTCGAAAAAGCGACCGGCAAAATGGCTTGGACCACTCTAAGAGAATCCCGACGGGTCAGCTATGCGACGCCGCTAATGATTCCTCCGGCCGGGGGCAAAGGTCTGCCTCAACTGATAGTCGCCTGCGGAGCCATGGGCCTGACTTCACTCAACCCACGGACAGGGCACATGCACTGGAAAACGGGAGAATTCAGCCATCGGACTGTCGGTTCACCCGTCTATGGTGAGGGAGTGCTGGTGCAATGTTGTGGCGGTGGCGGTCAGGGCAAGTACATGGTTGCCATCAAACCTCATGACGCCCCCAATTCTGATGATCCGTTTGAGGTCCTTTATGAACACAAACGGAGATTACCTTATGTACCCACGCCGATCATTTATGAAGGACATCTCTACCTTTGCAACGACGGAGGAATTGCCAACTGCCTCAATGTCGAAACGGGCGAAAATGTCTGGACTGAACGAATTGGCGGAAATTACAGTAGTTCCCCCGTTTGTGTAGATGGTATGATTTATATGTTGAGCGAAGATGGAGAGATCGTCGTGATTTCTGCATCGCCTGACTATAAATTGTGGGGTAGATTAAAACTGGATGATCACAGTCACGCGACACCAGCCGTCGCCAACGGTCGCCTTTACCTACGGACCTTTCATCGTCTGACGAGTATTCACCATGAAAATTCGTCCGTTGATGACTCGAACTGA
- the rpmI gene encoding 50S ribosomal protein L35: MPKQKTHKGMSKRFKVTASGKVKHRNAFRGHKLSHKSAQRKRQLRADNVITGKDAINIIEGLRPGM, from the coding sequence ATGCCTAAGCAGAAAACACATAAAGGAATGTCCAAGCGGTTTAAAGTGACCGCTTCGGGTAAAGTCAAACATCGCAACGCTTTTCGTGGCCACAAACTGAGCCATAAAAGTGCTCAGCGAAAACGACAGCTTCGCGCAGACAATGTGATCACAGGCAAAGATGCCATTAACATCATTGAAGGCCTTCGCCCAGGAATGTAA
- a CDS encoding S16 family serine protease, with product MRQRLTTQCLYFMLLAFFVIGNSPSFAQEEERIKLSEVTVNALSYFEGPDGRAYGNCFPLQVTVGGKEAGRVRIGFYESEVGGSGEQWQAAGWMASLMAAQLTDFDPATTQVAFDIQGRVDGPSAGALMTIGILAAARGDKVRDDVAMTGTINPDGMIGPVGGIPHKIEGAAAKGMKLVLIPATAENEMDKNKKQMVNLIRHGAELGVEVKKVIDIYEAYALMTGTELPRPNISGRPTIDYKTDAVLASRIGQWADLTKTAIEKYEAAPEDARVEYSDLLIEEARDYIKTSEGLMKEGVITVAYTDMQYAALNAFLAKEVAYCNQTNLTIGYDAMLKRINNNDWLQAEIDKTAIALKFSQPTTMNQLALYLEACDAFIEAVSFQKLAAKTMANLPEDEDEAIEIAITASEWQVFGWLDCRVTMDFLELMRQYGGKPIPADAPFLDTAHFYRRTSEASYRVFESITVNEIAKVLKVAQPQAKFALAKKDSYFGLVTMAQTEVLPNLQDYFGDGPQFAYATLAGSIYVHLRASMLIAKYYSLNAQLDKEMMIIGIGREQALNEWLEASEEQARRNVMLLSRYGMDTATCAQNFEYCRLMKTRGLSDKLDALFVLLYLNTTTKVLQRLSGVKVDQRTGEPLVPSTEETPAEQAGSKQPSGDPTK from the coding sequence ATGCGGCAGCGCCTGACCACTCAATGTCTTTATTTCATGTTGCTCGCCTTCTTCGTAATCGGAAACTCCCCCAGTTTCGCTCAAGAAGAGGAGCGAATTAAACTGAGTGAAGTCACCGTGAATGCCCTCAGCTATTTCGAAGGGCCAGATGGCCGAGCTTACGGGAATTGCTTTCCCCTGCAGGTGACAGTGGGTGGCAAAGAGGCGGGACGGGTTCGGATCGGTTTTTATGAATCCGAAGTCGGTGGTTCCGGAGAACAATGGCAGGCCGCCGGCTGGATGGCGTCGTTAATGGCGGCACAGCTTACCGACTTCGATCCTGCGACGACGCAGGTTGCTTTCGATATTCAAGGACGGGTCGATGGCCCCAGCGCGGGAGCGTTGATGACCATTGGCATTCTGGCCGCTGCGCGAGGAGACAAGGTTCGAGATGATGTGGCCATGACGGGAACGATCAATCCGGATGGCATGATCGGGCCGGTGGGGGGCATACCCCACAAAATCGAAGGTGCTGCAGCAAAAGGAATGAAGCTCGTTCTGATTCCCGCGACTGCGGAAAACGAGATGGACAAAAACAAAAAACAGATGGTGAACCTGATTCGTCATGGCGCCGAACTGGGAGTTGAAGTCAAGAAGGTCATCGACATTTACGAAGCCTATGCCTTAATGACCGGCACCGAATTGCCACGACCGAATATTTCGGGACGTCCGACAATTGATTACAAAACAGACGCCGTACTTGCCTCTCGGATTGGGCAGTGGGCGGATTTGACGAAGACGGCAATCGAAAAATACGAAGCCGCGCCCGAAGATGCACGAGTCGAGTATTCGGATCTTCTGATTGAAGAAGCCAGGGACTACATTAAAACTTCGGAAGGACTGATGAAAGAAGGAGTAATCACTGTCGCATACACCGATATGCAATACGCGGCACTGAATGCTTTTCTCGCTAAAGAAGTTGCTTATTGCAACCAGACAAATCTGACAATCGGATACGATGCGATGCTGAAACGCATTAACAATAACGATTGGCTGCAGGCGGAAATTGATAAAACGGCCATCGCGCTGAAATTTTCACAACCTACGACGATGAATCAACTCGCTTTGTACCTCGAAGCCTGTGACGCCTTTATCGAAGCAGTTTCCTTTCAGAAACTGGCAGCGAAAACGATGGCGAATCTTCCTGAGGACGAAGACGAAGCGATTGAAATCGCAATCACCGCTTCTGAATGGCAGGTGTTCGGGTGGCTCGATTGTCGGGTCACGATGGATTTTCTGGAATTGATGCGGCAATACGGTGGCAAGCCAATTCCTGCCGACGCTCCCTTCCTGGACACGGCTCATTTTTATCGCCGTACGTCGGAAGCAAGCTACCGCGTGTTTGAATCCATCACCGTCAATGAGATCGCTAAAGTACTAAAGGTCGCCCAACCTCAGGCCAAATTTGCACTCGCGAAAAAGGATTCCTACTTCGGACTGGTGACGATGGCTCAAACAGAAGTCTTGCCAAATCTGCAGGACTACTTTGGAGACGGCCCTCAGTTTGCCTACGCAACCCTCGCAGGCAGTATCTATGTGCATCTACGCGCATCCATGTTGATCGCCAAGTATTACTCCTTGAATGCGCAACTCGATAAAGAGATGATGATTATCGGCATTGGACGGGAACAGGCTCTCAACGAATGGCTGGAAGCCTCCGAAGAGCAGGCGCGCCGCAACGTGATGCTCCTCTCCCGTTATGGGATGGATACGGCAACATGTGCGCAAAACTTTGAGTATTGCCGCCTGATGAAAACGCGGGGCTTGTCGGACAAACTGGATGCACTCTTTGTGCTGTTGTACCTGAACACGACAACCAAAGTTCTGCAGCGACTCTCCGGCGTGAAAGTCGATCAGCGTACAGGCGAACCTCTCGTTCCTTCTACAGAAGAAACCCCGGCGGAGCAGGCTGGCAGCAAACAGCCTTCTGGCGATCCTACTAAGTAG
- a CDS encoding DUF2920 family protein, with protein sequence MSCQIRLFPSFFRLTVLSLVLVVLPGLANAALPESDASLKIESQEWPFEPGPRQVTIYIYYPGGKLENVTPETGLMLNLHNWGGTGFQGAGDPRKLTAGLDVIAISVDYLQSGKQQDGAPYDFGHLQAIDALRALSYVFRELKAADIDLNTRRIMASGGSGGGNVSLMCNKFAPHTFSCIVDICGMPRLSDDIAFNLPGGSRLDARYSQDPESPMYLSPGRQELHFVGNPAHLQKMKEFGNEARIVVIHGTGDDVCPYPDAVEMVTNMKQAELNIEEFFVKESDVDGKIFKSTGHSLGDRSAMMLLYGRKYLLPESDDYFERESQTDFELQQDIVYPTSDGQYVISYPEGVPSIRFESQSPTE encoded by the coding sequence ATGTCATGTCAGATACGCTTGTTCCCGTCCTTTTTCCGTCTTACTGTTCTCTCGCTGGTTCTCGTCGTCTTGCCTGGACTGGCGAACGCGGCACTACCCGAGTCGGACGCCAGCCTGAAAATCGAGAGTCAGGAGTGGCCTTTTGAACCCGGTCCGCGGCAAGTCACGATTTATATCTATTATCCGGGTGGCAAACTGGAAAATGTGACTCCGGAAACTGGGCTAATGCTCAATCTCCACAATTGGGGAGGAACAGGTTTTCAAGGAGCCGGAGATCCACGCAAATTGACTGCGGGGCTAGATGTTATCGCCATTTCGGTCGATTACCTGCAAAGCGGCAAACAGCAGGATGGGGCTCCCTACGATTTCGGTCACCTGCAGGCCATCGACGCCTTGCGGGCTCTGTCCTACGTGTTTCGCGAACTGAAAGCGGCGGATATCGATTTGAATACTCGACGAATTATGGCATCGGGAGGTTCCGGCGGAGGGAACGTCAGCCTGATGTGTAACAAGTTCGCCCCGCATACTTTCAGTTGCATCGTCGATATTTGCGGCATGCCCCGTCTTTCAGACGATATTGCCTTTAATCTGCCAGGGGGAAGTCGACTCGATGCGCGGTACAGCCAGGATCCCGAATCCCCGATGTATCTTTCTCCTGGACGACAGGAATTACATTTCGTCGGCAATCCGGCTCATCTCCAGAAGATGAAAGAGTTCGGAAACGAAGCCCGGATCGTCGTCATACATGGAACGGGAGATGACGTGTGTCCCTATCCTGACGCGGTGGAAATGGTCACCAATATGAAACAGGCCGAGCTGAACATCGAAGAGTTCTTCGTTAAGGAAAGCGACGTCGACGGCAAGATATTCAAATCGACTGGACACTCACTGGGAGATCGAAGCGCCATGATGTTGCTCTATGGTCGTAAATACTTGTTGCCCGAAAGCGATGACTATTTCGAACGGGAGTCTCAGACTGATTTCGAACTGCAGCAGGATATTGTCTATCCGACTTCGGATGGTCAGTATGTAATCTCTTATCCGGAAGGAGTTCCTTCCATCCGTTTTGAATCACAGTCCCCTACAGAATAA
- the infC gene encoding translation initiation factor IF-3 — protein sequence MNDQIRITPIRVVDQNGEMLGVIPTQEALRIAGESGLDVVEVAPNERPPVCRIMDYGKFKYEQKKKLAKNTKQHQTQLKEIRLRPKTGDHDIDFKVKQARTFLKQKDKVKINIMFKGRENAHHERGREILLSIIASLDDVAKVEAPPRMEGGRNMSAVVSPR from the coding sequence ATGAATGATCAAATTCGAATCACTCCGATTCGAGTTGTCGACCAAAATGGAGAAATGCTGGGCGTCATCCCGACGCAGGAAGCTTTACGCATTGCTGGCGAATCGGGACTGGATGTCGTGGAGGTAGCTCCCAACGAGCGTCCGCCCGTTTGCCGAATCATGGATTACGGTAAATTCAAATACGAGCAGAAGAAGAAGCTGGCTAAGAACACCAAGCAGCATCAAACGCAGCTTAAAGAAATACGCTTGCGCCCGAAAACGGGTGACCATGACATCGATTTCAAAGTCAAACAGGCACGCACGTTCCTGAAGCAAAAAGACAAGGTGAAGATCAACATCATGTTCAAAGGTCGCGAAAACGCGCACCATGAACGTGGCCGGGAAATCCTGTTGAGTATCATCGCGTCGCTGGACGATGTCGCTAAAGTCGAAGCTCCACCACGCATGGAGGGGGGCCGAAACATGTCCGCCGTTGTGTCGCCTCGTTAA
- the pheS gene encoding phenylalanine--tRNA ligase subunit alpha has protein sequence MDTTTAFAAYRNEALAAIAAATDEQQLEEVRIQFLGKKKGRLKDLQSLVGKATPEERPVVGQKFNEAKENVSSALDTRKSELSSPKAALNAIDVTLPGEPCKLGHTHPLTQTIEEFKEIMGRLGFAVMEGPEIEDERHNFEALNIPLEHPARDPLDNFYLSVAEAATGGPILLRSQTSTVQIRVMEKTKPPIRIVSLGRVYRPDTIDPTHHCMFHQMEGLMIGEDVNMAHLKTTLRMFAKAYLGEGTEVRFRTSFFPFTEPSVEVDMLWDGNWMEIGGAGMVDPNVLTSVGYDPEEVSGFAFGLGIERFCMKRHNVTDIRRFTENDLRFLQQF, from the coding sequence ATGGATACGACCACCGCGTTCGCCGCCTATCGGAACGAAGCTCTCGCCGCGATTGCCGCCGCAACCGATGAACAACAACTTGAAGAGGTTCGCATCCAGTTTCTTGGCAAGAAGAAGGGACGCTTGAAGGATTTGCAATCCCTGGTTGGCAAAGCGACTCCCGAAGAGCGACCGGTCGTTGGGCAGAAGTTCAACGAAGCCAAAGAGAATGTCAGTAGCGCGCTAGATACTCGTAAAAGTGAACTCTCCTCCCCCAAGGCCGCGCTCAATGCAATCGACGTCACCTTGCCTGGCGAACCATGTAAGCTCGGGCACACGCACCCGCTGACACAGACGATCGAAGAGTTCAAGGAGATTATGGGGCGACTGGGGTTTGCCGTGATGGAAGGGCCCGAGATTGAAGATGAACGGCACAACTTCGAAGCACTTAACATCCCCCTCGAACACCCCGCACGCGATCCGCTGGACAACTTCTATCTCTCCGTCGCGGAAGCGGCGACAGGAGGTCCGATCCTGTTACGAAGTCAGACTTCCACGGTCCAGATTCGGGTGATGGAGAAAACCAAACCTCCCATTCGAATCGTCTCGTTGGGCCGTGTCTATCGCCCCGACACGATTGACCCAACTCATCACTGCATGTTCCATCAGATGGAAGGCTTGATGATTGGCGAGGATGTCAACATGGCTCATCTCAAAACGACTTTGCGGATGTTTGCCAAAGCCTACTTGGGCGAAGGGACCGAAGTTCGTTTTCGCACCTCGTTCTTCCCCTTCACGGAACCCTCGGTAGAAGTCGACATGTTGTGGGACGGCAACTGGATGGAAATCGGAGGGGCAGGCATGGTTGACCCGAACGTGCTGACCTCGGTTGGTTACGATCCGGAAGAAGTCAGCGGCTTCGCCTTCGGACTTGGCATCGAACGTTTCTGCATGAAACGGCATAATGTGACTGATATTCGCCGATTCACCGAAAACGACCTGCGATTCCTGCAACAGTTCTAA